From Acidipropionibacterium acidipropionici, one genomic window encodes:
- a CDS encoding winged helix-turn-helix domain-containing protein: MAAQGLGRRRPVNADRAALRRTVRRIGLFQVDSVNVFARAHEMPMFSRCGPYDPALLTGAVEGRSPLLHETWAHVASLVDIELEPALRYRRRDAAREAWRSMVDLLDENPRLVDEVIGRLADGPATARQISGGERGTSPEEWGWNWSASKTALEWAWRCGRVAVAGRTASFEKIYALPDRVLPARIRALPEPGAEQGQRELAVRAATALGVFTPADLADYFRTRRRPTDAALSTLASEGLVEPVTVDGEQGWWMCSGASVPRRIEGCTVVSPFDPVVFRRERALRLHALDYRIEIYVPRARRRFGYYCLPFLLGQDFVARVDLRADRAAGVLEVASAWREPGAEESPDLPGRRTVATALAGHLEEVAEWRGLDRIRVLGAGDLAPDLARAMG, from the coding sequence CTGGCCGCCCAGGGTCTGGGCCGGCGGCGCCCGGTCAACGCCGACCGGGCCGCGCTGCGACGCACGGTCCGGCGGATCGGGCTGTTCCAGGTGGACTCGGTCAACGTCTTCGCCCGGGCCCACGAGATGCCCATGTTCAGCCGCTGCGGCCCCTACGATCCGGCACTGCTGACCGGAGCCGTCGAGGGCCGCAGCCCACTGCTCCACGAGACCTGGGCCCATGTGGCCAGCCTCGTCGACATCGAACTCGAGCCGGCTCTGCGCTACCGGCGCCGCGACGCGGCCCGCGAGGCATGGCGGTCGATGGTCGATCTGCTGGATGAGAATCCCCGCCTGGTCGACGAGGTGATCGGCCGGCTCGCCGACGGGCCCGCCACGGCCCGGCAGATCTCCGGCGGCGAGCGGGGCACCTCCCCCGAGGAGTGGGGCTGGAACTGGTCGGCCTCCAAGACCGCGCTGGAATGGGCGTGGCGCTGCGGGCGGGTGGCGGTGGCCGGCCGTACCGCCTCCTTCGAGAAGATCTACGCCCTGCCCGATCGGGTGCTCCCGGCCCGGATCCGGGCCCTGCCCGAGCCCGGCGCGGAGCAGGGGCAGCGGGAGCTGGCCGTCCGCGCGGCCACCGCCCTGGGGGTGTTCACACCGGCCGATCTGGCCGACTACTTCCGTACCCGGCGCAGACCCACCGACGCCGCCCTGTCGACCCTGGCCTCCGAGGGTCTGGTCGAACCGGTGACGGTCGACGGGGAACAGGGCTGGTGGATGTGCAGCGGAGCCTCCGTGCCGCGCCGCATCGAGGGGTGCACCGTCGTGTCGCCCTTCGACCCGGTCGTCTTCCGGCGCGAACGGGCCCTGCGGCTCCACGCCCTGGACTACCGGATCGAGATCTACGTGCCCAGAGCCAGACGGAGGTTCGGCTACTACTGCCTGCCCTTCCTGCTCGGCCAGGATTTCGTGGCCCGGGTGGATCTGCGCGCCGACCGAGCGGCCGGGGTGCTGGAGGTGGCGTCCGCCTGGCGCGAACCCGGCGCGGAGGAGAGCCCGGACCTCCCCGGTCGGCGGACGGTGGCGACGGCCCTGGCGGGTCACCTCGAGGAGGTCGCCGAATGGCGGGGCCTCGACCGGATCCGGGTGCTCGGTGCCGGGGACCTGGCCCCGGATCTGGCCCGCGCGATGGGCTGA